In Halorhabdus rudnickae, the following proteins share a genomic window:
- a CDS encoding class I SAM-dependent methyltransferase — translation MTENGDPAHPLFAMIYDPAMALVERTILKPHREYLARDLTGTVLDLGAGTGAMFPYFDGRASVHATEPDRHMRDRARNRFPDAASEIELHDAGAADLPFPDDHFDAVVSSMVFCTVPDVAASLSEVRRVVRPGGEFRFLEHVADDGWREAVQTTVAPAWKRLAGGCHLTRRTASLFASNEAFDVVEMDRFELGVTPVRPFVRGRLRRRA, via the coding sequence ACCCGGCGATGGCTCTCGTCGAACGAACGATCCTCAAACCGCACCGGGAGTACCTCGCCCGTGACCTCACGGGGACCGTGCTGGATCTCGGCGCGGGCACCGGCGCGATGTTCCCCTATTTTGACGGGCGCGCGTCGGTCCATGCTACTGAACCTGATCGACACATGCGGGATCGAGCCCGAAACCGGTTCCCAGACGCTGCATCCGAGATCGAACTCCACGACGCCGGTGCGGCCGACCTGCCGTTCCCGGATGACCACTTCGACGCCGTGGTATCCTCGATGGTGTTCTGTACGGTACCGGATGTCGCGGCCTCGCTTTCGGAGGTCCGGCGGGTGGTGCGTCCGGGCGGGGAATTCCGGTTTCTCGAACACGTCGCCGATGATGGCTGGCGGGAGGCGGTCCAGACGACTGTCGCACCGGCCTGGAAGCGACTCGCCGGCGGGTGTCATCTCACGCGTCGCACCGCCTCGCTGTTCGCCAGTAATGAGGCGTTCGACGTCGTCGAGATGGACCGATTCGAGCTCGGTGTCACGCCAGTCCGGCCGTTCGTTCGGGGTCGACTCAGGCGGCGAGCCTGA
- a CDS encoding alpha-amylase domain-containing protein — protein sequence MSNTRKTINVSRRSVLKGLAGAATAVTTGVGGFVPAGASGGESVALQYFHEDWERTTNDLDRVASRGYDAIWIQQPAKGAVTKEEQNGRNDPPLGYQPVDLRNFDSELGTKAELKTLIDTAHDKGVEVYLDTVMNHMAAEPYDTFPYFSSQDFHNEGGIEDWSYQFDSRDERCFENGTPKDPGRIECDPDMVENGNLLGLKDLDQDKQYVRDQLKRYMEDIAALGADGYRFDAVKHIPESFFANYANQWAQNLDMFRVGEVLSGSTDYLSGYVNAGPGMHAFDYPLYFVLQGVFDYGDMSRLQGAGLVAQNPMRAMPFVENHDQNGPTQYELAHAFVLTIEGYPVVYNRYPDWVLENDAITNMVWVKSNLAGGETRWRYTDADLAVYEREKNLLVGLNNSSYDRTQTVQTSWSRQDLKDYAGNGNPVTTNSDGTVQITVPSEGWVFYATPGQ from the coding sequence ATGTCAAATACGAGAAAAACTATCAATGTATCGAGACGGAGCGTACTGAAAGGCCTCGCCGGGGCGGCCACAGCAGTGACGACGGGCGTTGGCGGTTTCGTACCGGCTGGGGCTTCGGGGGGCGAGTCGGTTGCACTCCAGTATTTTCACGAGGATTGGGAGAGGACCACGAACGACCTCGATCGAGTCGCATCGAGAGGATACGACGCGATCTGGATCCAGCAGCCCGCCAAAGGCGCAGTGACGAAAGAGGAGCAGAACGGTCGGAACGACCCGCCGCTGGGGTACCAGCCGGTCGATCTGCGGAACTTCGACAGCGAACTGGGGACCAAGGCTGAACTCAAGACGCTGATCGACACTGCACACGACAAGGGCGTCGAGGTGTATCTGGACACAGTCATGAACCACATGGCGGCCGAGCCTTACGATACGTTCCCATATTTCTCCTCGCAGGACTTCCACAACGAAGGCGGGATCGAAGACTGGTCCTATCAGTTCGATTCGCGTGACGAACGCTGTTTCGAGAACGGGACCCCGAAAGATCCGGGCAGGATCGAATGTGACCCGGACATGGTCGAGAACGGCAACCTGCTCGGACTGAAGGATCTCGACCAGGACAAGCAGTACGTCCGAGACCAATTGAAGCGGTACATGGAAGACATCGCTGCGCTCGGTGCCGACGGCTACCGCTTCGACGCCGTCAAGCACATCCCAGAGTCGTTCTTCGCGAATTACGCCAACCAGTGGGCGCAGAACCTGGACATGTTCCGGGTTGGCGAGGTACTCAGCGGTTCGACTGACTACCTCTCCGGGTACGTAAACGCCGGCCCGGGTATGCACGCCTTCGATTATCCGCTGTATTTCGTGCTGCAAGGGGTCTTCGACTATGGCGATATGAGTCGGCTCCAGGGGGCTGGATTGGTCGCCCAGAACCCGATGCGAGCGATGCCCTTCGTCGAGAACCACGACCAGAACGGCCCTACACAGTACGAACTGGCCCACGCGTTCGTGTTGACGATCGAAGGGTACCCAGTCGTCTACAACCGCTACCCCGACTGGGTTCTGGAAAACGACGCCATCACCAACATGGTCTGGGTGAAGTCGAATCTCGCTGGCGGGGAGACGCGCTGGCGATACACCGACGCCGATCTGGCGGTCTACGAACGCGAGAAAAACCTGCTCGTGGGACTCAACAACAGCAGCTACGACCGGACCCAGACGGTCCAGACGTCCTGGTCCCGACAGGATCTCAAAGATTACGCCGGCAATGGCAACCCGGTGACGACCAACTCAGATGGGACGGTCCAGATCACAGTCCCATCGGAGGGATGGGTCTTCTACGCGACGCCGGGACAATGA
- a CDS encoding universal stress protein yields MTRPSVLVPIRILEGESLPEGVPKLLANAHVVLLGYHVVPSQTAPGQARMQFEDRALDRLEEFETALADAGATIDHRLVFTHDAQQTIDRQITENDCLAALVPRALADLEDILVAVRGTVGIDRLARVVTGLFGDRDIDITLYHVTSADETDEDADVLLDGLTDRLVEAEIDPARIKTRTDRDVKPIEAIADLAETYDAVVMGESDPTLATFVFGMPADQVAERFLGPVLVVQREPTDGE; encoded by the coding sequence ATGACCCGACCATCAGTACTCGTCCCGATCCGCATCCTCGAAGGCGAATCGCTCCCGGAAGGCGTCCCAAAACTCCTCGCGAACGCCCACGTCGTCCTGCTGGGGTATCACGTCGTCCCCAGCCAGACCGCGCCCGGCCAGGCCCGGATGCAGTTCGAGGACCGCGCTCTCGATCGGCTCGAAGAGTTCGAAACCGCCCTAGCCGACGCCGGTGCGACTATCGACCACCGGCTGGTGTTCACCCACGATGCCCAGCAGACGATCGACCGCCAGATCACCGAGAACGATTGCCTCGCCGCGCTGGTGCCGCGTGCGCTGGCTGACCTCGAGGACATCCTCGTCGCCGTCCGGGGCACTGTCGGCATCGATCGGCTGGCACGCGTGGTCACGGGGCTGTTCGGCGACCGTGACATCGACATCACGCTCTATCACGTGACAAGCGCCGACGAGACCGACGAAGACGCCGACGTCCTGCTCGACGGACTTACCGACCGGCTGGTCGAGGCCGAGATCGATCCCGCCCGGATCAAGACCCGGACCGACCGGGACGTGAAACCGATCGAGGCGATCGCCGACCTCGCCGAAACGTACGATGCCGTGGTCATGGGTGAATCCGATCCGACGCTCGCGACGTTCGTCTTTGGCATGCCCGCCGATCAGGTCGCAGAGCGGTTCCTCGGCCCCGTGTTGGTTGTCCAGCGAGAACCGACCGACGGCGAGTAA
- a CDS encoding APC family permease has translation MDDREVDVSTGGQNIEGEQPEPEPESVTDETTTHGEGVELERTIGLVGGLAIGIGTMIGAGIFVFPGLAANQAGPAAALSFGIGGVIALLVALPASELATAMPRSGGGYYFISRSLGTAGGAIVGLGLWLGLVFAAAFYLVGLGHYVVAVLAEVGITLSLGPARPHVVLGLIAGAALTALSVAGTERTAALQNGIVVILLVILTGVLSYGVLDALGVFGRGTVPDTFFSRGYFPVLETAALVFTSYLGFAQVATVAGEIKRPSRNLPVAMVGSVIIVTVFYAVTILVATSTFGADRLGTFGETAMVNVGRDLLGLPGAVLILVAGLLATFSSANASILSASRSIYALSRDALLPKKASEINLQYGTPHVALAMAGGPILVLVATDSVEILAEVASFLHLVMYALICLALLVLRRRDPAWYDPDFRMPGAPVLPAIGGLASVALIAFMNPASIVIGVLIMVLSYGWYRYYADDVQLKGDI, from the coding sequence ATGGACGACCGCGAGGTCGATGTCTCGACCGGCGGCCAGAACATCGAGGGTGAGCAGCCCGAACCCGAACCCGAGTCGGTCACCGACGAGACGACGACCCACGGCGAGGGCGTCGAACTCGAACGGACGATCGGTCTGGTCGGAGGGCTAGCGATCGGTATCGGGACGATGATCGGTGCGGGGATCTTCGTCTTTCCCGGCCTCGCCGCCAACCAGGCCGGCCCGGCGGCGGCGCTGTCCTTCGGGATCGGGGGTGTCATCGCCTTGCTGGTCGCGCTGCCGGCCTCGGAACTCGCGACTGCCATGCCCCGCAGCGGCGGCGGCTATTACTTCATCTCCCGTAGTCTGGGGACCGCGGGCGGGGCGATCGTCGGTCTGGGGCTGTGGCTCGGACTGGTCTTCGCCGCGGCCTTCTATCTCGTCGGTCTGGGCCACTACGTCGTTGCTGTACTCGCCGAAGTCGGCATCACGCTCTCGCTCGGGCCAGCCCGCCCCCACGTTGTGCTTGGCCTGATCGCCGGGGCCGCACTCACCGCACTCAGCGTCGCCGGGACCGAGCGCACGGCCGCGCTACAGAACGGCATCGTCGTCATCTTACTCGTCATCCTGACGGGTGTACTCTCCTATGGCGTCCTCGATGCGCTGGGTGTCTTCGGCCGGGGGACTGTCCCCGATACGTTCTTCTCGCGGGGCTATTTCCCGGTTCTTGAGACTGCTGCGCTGGTGTTCACGTCCTATCTGGGATTCGCCCAGGTCGCGACCGTCGCTGGCGAGATCAAGCGCCCGAGTCGGAATCTGCCAGTGGCGATGGTCGGGTCGGTCATCATCGTCACCGTCTTTTACGCGGTGACGATCCTCGTCGCGACCAGCACGTTCGGGGCGGATCGTCTCGGGACCTTCGGCGAAACGGCCATGGTCAACGTCGGCCGGGACCTCCTCGGGTTACCCGGCGCAGTCCTGATCCTGGTGGCTGGTCTGCTCGCGACGTTCTCGAGTGCGAACGCCTCGATCCTGAGCGCCTCGCGATCGATCTACGCGCTGAGCCGCGACGCCCTGCTTCCGAAGAAAGCCAGCGAGATCAACCTGCAATACGGCACGCCCCACGTCGCCCTGGCGATGGCCGGCGGGCCGATTCTCGTCCTCGTGGCGACCGACAGCGTCGAGATCCTGGCGGAGGTGGCCTCGTTCCTGCACCTGGTGATGTACGCGCTGATCTGTCTCGCGTTGCTCGTCCTCAGGCGACGTGATCCGGCGTGGTACGATCCAGACTTCCGGATGCCAGGCGCACCAGTCCTGCCGGCGATCGGTGGCCTCGCGAGCGTCGCCCTGATCGCGTTCATGAATCCAGCCTCGATCGTCATCGGCGTGCTGATCATGGTACTGTCCTACGGCTGGTATCGCTACTACGCCGACGACGTGCAACTCAAAGGAGACATCTAA
- a CDS encoding twin-arginine translocation signal domain-containing protein — protein MSEKTRRDVLKMSAVAAGTGLFSTVGAARKRTGHNRGNGKGKNRHNRGNGKSKNRVVETETIVDESGKTIAGVIIDNDGTKEHYIGQVDAEQENVKVKQTSQSQYQSMTSGVGTMSYDTAERQISTMDSENEDVIKRFEVYKNTNGDCGAYDYTHRRDRIAFELFSELDEVGAGSVAAALSSAIGASSLGGPATVALTGAVTFVLLGGAALTEYTSYTIGAIEFDKGAWGHTQTMSGAKWGTGYGVTMPNLIPAGYTPGHPGRL, from the coding sequence ATGTCGGAGAAAACACGACGTGACGTACTGAAGATGAGTGCAGTAGCAGCAGGAACTGGTCTGTTTTCCACTGTTGGAGCTGCACGGAAACGGACTGGACACAATCGAGGCAATGGTAAGGGCAAGAATAGACACAATCGAGGCAATGGTAAGAGCAAGAATAGAGTCGTCGAAACAGAAACGATTGTTGATGAAAGCGGGAAAACTATTGCAGGAGTTATCATCGACAACGATGGGACAAAAGAACACTATATCGGGCAAGTAGATGCTGAACAAGAAAATGTGAAGGTGAAACAGACATCCCAATCCCAATACCAATCAATGACCTCTGGGGTCGGAACAATGTCGTATGATACTGCTGAGAGGCAGATTTCAACTATGGACAGCGAAAATGAGGACGTCATCAAACGATTCGAGGTCTACAAGAACACGAATGGAGATTGCGGTGCGTATGACTACACGCATCGACGGGACCGGATTGCCTTCGAACTGTTTTCCGAACTGGACGAAGTTGGTGCAGGATCAGTGGCTGCGGCGCTGAGCTCAGCTATCGGAGCCTCTTCCCTAGGTGGTCCGGCTACCGTTGCCCTTACTGGTGCTGTCACGTTTGTCCTCTTAGGAGGCGCTGCACTTACCGAGTATACGTCATACACTATCGGCGCAATCGAATTTGACAAAGGTGCATGGGGTCACACACAGACGATGAGTGGTGCCAAATGGGGTACTGGTTACGGAGTTACGATGCCAAACTTGATTCCGGCCGGTTATACTCCGGGTCATCCAGGGCGCTTGTGA
- the fbp gene encoding fructose-1,6-bisphosphate aldolase/phosphatase, whose translation MTKITVSAIKADVGGYVGHSDTHPRVQDAIESHLEDHADVLENYHVTSAGDDLQLILTHRRGSDDERIHELAWNAFESGTAVAQDLGLYGAGQDLLSDAFSGNVRGLGPGAAEIEFTERPSDPIVVFAMDKTEPGAFNFPMYKVFGDPFNTAGLVIDPSMNEGFTFEVWDIEEDRRVFLDTPEDAHELLALIGAPSRYVIKRVYPREGNKNDPDEPVASVSTEKLVDVAGEYVGKDDPVAIVRSQSGLPAIGEVLEPFTFPHMVSGWMRGSHVGPMMPVSMEHSQTSRFDGPPRCIAAGFQITDGNLVGPNDLFDDVAFDRAREQASEQADYLREHGPFEPHRLPLGELEYTTLPEIMDTLSEEWEHMDSSKPVAQATPVGSVE comes from the coding sequence ATGACAAAAATCACCGTGTCCGCGATCAAGGCGGACGTTGGCGGCTACGTTGGACATTCAGACACCCACCCTCGCGTTCAGGATGCGATCGAGTCTCACCTCGAGGATCACGCGGACGTTTTGGAGAACTATCACGTCACCAGTGCTGGTGACGATCTCCAACTCATCTTGACCCATCGTCGGGGCAGCGACGATGAGCGAATCCACGAACTCGCCTGGAACGCTTTCGAGTCCGGGACAGCGGTCGCCCAGGACCTGGGGCTGTATGGGGCGGGGCAGGACCTGCTTTCGGACGCGTTTTCAGGGAACGTTCGTGGGCTTGGTCCCGGGGCGGCCGAGATCGAATTCACTGAACGCCCATCGGATCCGATCGTCGTCTTCGCGATGGACAAGACCGAGCCTGGGGCGTTCAACTTCCCTATGTACAAGGTCTTTGGTGACCCGTTCAACACCGCGGGACTCGTTATCGATCCCAGCATGAACGAAGGATTCACCTTCGAGGTTTGGGATATTGAGGAAGATCGGAGGGTCTTCTTGGACACGCCGGAAGACGCCCACGAGCTGCTGGCACTGATCGGTGCGCCCTCTCGGTATGTCATCAAGCGCGTCTATCCCCGTGAGGGCAACAAGAACGACCCCGACGAACCGGTCGCCTCGGTGTCGACCGAGAAACTGGTCGATGTCGCCGGTGAGTACGTCGGCAAGGACGACCCCGTGGCGATCGTCCGATCACAGTCCGGTCTCCCGGCGATTGGTGAGGTCCTGGAGCCGTTTACGTTTCCGCATATGGTGTCAGGGTGGATGCGCGGGAGCCACGTCGGACCCATGATGCCTGTCTCGATGGAACACTCTCAGACATCCCGCTTTGACGGGCCGCCACGATGTATCGCAGCCGGCTTTCAGATCACGGATGGTAATCTCGTCGGCCCGAACGACCTCTTCGACGATGTTGCCTTCGATCGGGCACGCGAGCAGGCAAGCGAACAGGCCGACTATCTGCGGGAACACGGGCCGTTTGAACCTCATCGGTTACCCCTTGGGGAACTCGAATACACGACGTTACCGGAGATTATGGACACGCTTAGCGAGGAGTGGGAGCACATGGATTCCTCGAAACCAGTCGCGCAGGCGACGCCGGTCGGAAGCGTCGAGTGA
- a CDS encoding sugar phosphate nucleotidyltransferase has protein sequence MAKKRISLTLDEDLVETLDRRIEEEGIGNRSKGVETFLRDYLRSQGVRTAVILGGGRESSCLVEVDDEPAIAHALTFLTEAGIERVYVATADPPVRTYLEAEAPDVNVLYEDEAMGTAGSLDRIDIAEDETFLVMNGDVLCDIDVGDMARTHWDSDVLATMALTTSGETSEYGVVQMKGNQIVGFTEKPEESESHLINAGVYLLEGAFLNRVPEGRSQLADLFEQLAGEGELAGYVYDGEWREAT, from the coding sequence ATGGCCAAAAAGCGGATCTCCCTGACGCTCGACGAGGATCTGGTGGAGACGTTGGACCGCCGGATCGAGGAGGAGGGGATCGGGAACCGGTCGAAGGGCGTCGAGACGTTTCTCAGGGACTATCTCCGCAGCCAGGGGGTACGTACCGCCGTTATTTTGGGGGGCGGGCGGGAGAGCTCCTGTCTCGTCGAAGTCGACGACGAGCCCGCGATCGCACACGCACTTACATTCCTCACGGAAGCGGGGATCGAGCGGGTCTACGTCGCCACCGCGGATCCGCCGGTCAGGACTTACCTCGAGGCGGAGGCCCCAGACGTGAACGTCCTCTATGAGGATGAAGCCATGGGGACCGCCGGGAGTCTCGATCGGATCGACATCGCCGAAGATGAAACGTTCCTGGTGATGAACGGCGACGTTCTTTGTGACATCGATGTCGGCGATATGGCACGGACACACTGGGATTCGGACGTCCTCGCGACGATGGCGTTGACCACGTCCGGGGAAACATCCGAGTACGGAGTAGTCCAGATGAAGGGCAACCAGATCGTCGGGTTCACTGAGAAACCAGAAGAGTCGGAGTCTCACCTGATCAACGCTGGCGTGTACTTACTCGAAGGTGCTTTTCTGAACCGTGTCCCAGAAGGCCGGTCCCAACTGGCTGATCTCTTCGAGCAACTGGCCGGGGAAGGCGAACTCGCCGGGTACGTCTACGACGGGGAGTGGCGCGAAGCCACGTGA
- a CDS encoding inorganic phosphate transporter, translating into MALSSGLLAVLATLTCVGMAWALGANSNSPPFAPAIGANAISTMRAAFLIGILAALGALLQGGSISETVGRDLILNVGITPLAATAGLLTSAAFMAFGVRSGYPVPAAFATTGAMVGVGLSLGGDPAMAKYQQLALFWLLVPPVSGGLAYSTATILRRDDIPETVGVPLLAAVVAGIVANVELGVIPSPAGSTQNSLAGFATMLVELPQPLVRVAVTVGFAALGFVAIRRRTQASTEGGIRTFLVLLGSVVAFSSGGSQVGLATGPLESLFVSELGLPTLVLLAIGAAGILAGAWMGAPRLLQATSREYAQLGARRSIAALVPGFIIAQAAIALGIPISFNNIIISGVIGGGLAAGSAGVSRRKIGVTVSFWLITLASSVGVGYGLYWVFSTALGIE; encoded by the coding sequence ATGGCACTGAGTTCCGGGCTGCTGGCAGTTCTAGCGACGCTGACGTGTGTGGGGATGGCCTGGGCACTCGGCGCGAACTCGAATTCGCCGCCGTTCGCCCCGGCGATCGGTGCAAACGCCATCTCGACGATGCGGGCGGCATTTCTCATCGGTATCCTCGCGGCCCTGGGCGCACTCTTACAGGGTGGATCGATCTCCGAGACTGTCGGCAGAGACCTCATCTTGAACGTCGGGATCACCCCGCTTGCGGCCACGGCCGGGTTGCTCACTTCCGCGGCGTTCATGGCCTTTGGCGTCCGGTCGGGGTATCCGGTCCCTGCCGCCTTCGCAACGACTGGTGCGATGGTCGGGGTCGGGTTGTCGCTGGGGGGCGACCCGGCCATGGCGAAGTATCAGCAACTGGCGCTGTTCTGGCTTCTGGTGCCCCCCGTTTCAGGTGGGCTGGCCTACAGCACAGCGACAATCCTGCGTCGTGACGATATCCCTGAGACAGTCGGCGTCCCGTTACTGGCGGCCGTGGTCGCGGGAATCGTCGCGAACGTCGAACTCGGCGTCATCCCTTCTCCGGCCGGGAGCACGCAGAACTCCCTGGCGGGGTTCGCTACGATGCTCGTCGAGTTGCCACAGCCGCTCGTTCGGGTCGCGGTCACCGTCGGGTTTGCCGCGCTGGGATTCGTCGCGATCCGGCGACGAACGCAGGCCTCGACTGAGGGTGGCATCCGGACCTTCCTGGTCCTGTTAGGCAGCGTCGTCGCCTTCTCCAGTGGCGGCAGTCAGGTCGGCCTGGCGACCGGTCCCCTCGAATCGCTGTTCGTCTCGGAACTGGGCCTGCCGACGCTCGTGCTGTTGGCCATCGGCGCGGCGGGGATCCTCGCCGGCGCCTGGATGGGTGCCCCGCGCCTCTTGCAGGCCACCTCCAGAGAGTACGCTCAACTCGGTGCTCGCCGGTCGATCGCCGCCCTCGTCCCGGGGTTCATCATCGCGCAGGCGGCAATCGCGCTGGGGATCCCTATCTCGTTCAACAACATCATCATCTCTGGGGTGATCGGCGGCGGCCTCGCGGCGGGCTCGGCGGGCGTCTCCCGGCGGAAGATCGGCGTTACTGTCTCGTTCTGGTTAATAACGCTGGCCTCTTCGGTCGGCGTCGGATACGGCCTCTACTGGGTGTTCTCGACGGCACTCGGGATCGAGTGA
- a CDS encoding GNAT family N-acetyltransferase, with protein sequence MGTVRPIKEDELDALRDLYGMLFEETPAQSPAVEAAWDTIQNEESTVVLGVEYEGTLVSTCQLSIVPSISHGGRPFGVIEYVVTHEDYRGNGFGRECIEGAIERARERDCYKVLLQTGRDDSRVHDFYEACGFDPDAKTGYSLLLDET encoded by the coding sequence GTGGGAACTGTCAGGCCGATCAAGGAAGACGAACTCGACGCGCTGCGGGATCTCTACGGGATGCTCTTCGAGGAGACACCGGCCCAATCCCCGGCCGTCGAGGCGGCCTGGGACACAATCCAGAACGAGGAATCAACGGTCGTCCTGGGCGTCGAGTACGAGGGGACGCTTGTCTCGACGTGTCAGCTCTCGATCGTCCCGTCGATCTCCCACGGCGGCCGGCCGTTCGGCGTGATCGAATACGTCGTGACCCACGAAGACTACCGCGGGAATGGGTTCGGTCGGGAGTGCATCGAGGGAGCGATCGAGCGCGCACGCGAGCGTGACTGCTACAAAGTCTTACTCCAGACAGGACGGGACGACTCGCGCGTACACGACTTTTACGAAGCCTGTGGGTTTGACCCCGATGCCAAGACGGGATACTCGCTATTGCTCGATGAGACGTAA